One Rhizoctonia solani chromosome 1, complete sequence DNA window includes the following coding sequences:
- a CDS encoding Ish1 domain protein, translated as MKVSSVLAVTLLATTASASWFSSEPETPYEYAKWNQAQLEQWLKDHNIQAPQGATQKQLKDLVQDNWNSAQSWTEARVNQASKTLADLKESAFDTWDESQLRSFLVDHGVVAPSGPKEKLIVSAKQYYRSYASAVSSLSAAASATASTAVYGDYGYQASKSASSASQSASAAAASGSARAAKALEDSKDYIYSTWSDSDLRAYLEKQGVVKTQAQLTREQLLAQMRTAYAAAANPVYSAWSTSYMHQWLVDHGIIKSDYEKNRDKLIEQLQRYYYGTTDTVYSTWSDNQLRDWLVQHNIIKSDAKIKREKLQKLVRDNYLSAKGTAWDGWTESELRQWLIDNGYMRSDAQAKRDELVDLMNRKYSDAHHKTADYLTWPDARLRAYLRAHGVDESQIPATRPGLLHETRIRWVQTTNAVENFLSGIKNTVNDGVNWTEAKLAAVLNILGGHKQAAQRKASEAGQYANEKADQAHFAAQSLSAEAGKKTASAKAEL; from the exons ATGAAGGTCTCGTCCGTCCTCGCTGTTACGCTACTTGCGACTACTGCCTCTGCTTCGTGGTTTTCATCTG AGCCCGAAACTCCATATGAATATGCCAAGTGGAACCAGGCTCAGCTTGAGCAATGGCTCAAGGACCACAACATCCAGGCTCCCCAAGGTGCAACGCAGAAACAGCTGAAGGATCTTGTCCAGGATAACTGGAATTCAGCCCAATCTTGGACAGAGGCACGCGTCAACCAGGCGTCCAAGACCCTCGCCGACCTTAAGGAGTCGGCTTTTGACAC TTGGGATGAGAGTCAGTTGCGCTCGTTCTTGGTTGATCACGGTGTTGTCGCTCCTTCGGGCCCCAAGGAGAAGCTCATCGTCAGCGCCAAGCAATATTATCGCTCCTACGCTTCGGCCGTGTCTTCTCTCTCGGCCGCCGCTTCAGCGACCGCTTCTACCGCTGTCTATGGCGACTATGGCTACCAAGCATCCAAGTCCGCTTCTTCCGCATCCCAGAGTGCAAGCGCCGCTGCTGCCTCTGGCTCTGCTCGTGCTGCCAAGGCTCTCGAAGACTCCAAGGACTACATTTACTCGACTTGGTCCGATAGCGA CCTCCGCGCTTATCTCGAGAAACAAGGTGTTGTGAAGACCCAAGCTCAGCTCACTCGTGAACAACTCTTGGCTCAGATGCGCACTGCGTACGCTGCCGCTGCAAACCCTGTCTACAGTGCTTGGAGTACTTCTTACATG CACCAATGGCTCGTCGATCATGGCATCATCAAGTCCGACTATGAAAAGAACCGCGACAAGCTCATCGAGCAGCTCCAGCGATACTACTATGGTACTACCGACACTGTCTACAGCACCTGGTCCGACAACCAACTCCGTGACTGGCTG GTTCAACACAACATCATCAAGTCGGATGCTAAAATCAAGCGAGAGAAGCTCCAGAAACTCGTCCGGGACAACTACCTCTCCGCCAAGGGCACCGCCTGGGACGGCTGGACCGAATCGGAACTACGTCAATGGCTAATTGACAATGGATACATGCGCTCTGACGCTCAGGCCAAGCGCGACGAACTGGTCGATCTCATGAACCGCAAGTACAGCGATGCACACCACAAGACTGCCGATTACTTGACATGGCCCGATGCTCGCCTCCGTGCTTACCTCCGTGCCCATGGTGTCGACGAATCTCAGATTCCGGCCACACGCCCCGGACTTCTT cACGAGACTCGTATCCGCTGGGTGCAAACCACCAATGCTGTTGAAAACTTCCTGAGTGGCATCAAGAACACTGTCAACGACGGAGTCAACTGGACCGAGGCAAAGTTGGCCGCCGTCTTGAACATACTTGGTGGACACAAGCAAGCTGCTCAGCGCAAG GCTAGCGAGGCCGGGCAATACGCCAACGAAAAGGCCGACCAAGCACACTTTGCCGCTCAGAGTTTGTCCGCCGAAGCCGGAAAGAAGACCGCCAGCGCCAAGGCCGAGCTCTAA
- a CDS encoding Zinc finger protein DZIP1L, with protein MESEPSSAQATLAHYWDDAVDTLAVLYGAAATVAVFWLGHWLNVWRKTRREKAFNLELRRRHGIPDSDTRPFNVAYQAASIAARESVLNSLPAEPETLQKQSSLHNVSLSNANIKEGFRPLARSRPPIPQFAGQSSARVPSGSFNFGYTAPLQATSSFDSSRAYSQLPNAPSASGSWGPRYAAENFRATSVPTVPTVSTRSAFAVAAASGSLRASNTFTATNASDRRPWQSSSRPATVSKSTGNVHQNRSRKRLYLTADEEAEEQDTVPNDKRSRTAGWGADAMIDGDNEPTWAQSYPIDPQPVAESRATQTGKTKGKRPADDGEGDLRADGKRRQTKSSKHRSKQSDVQEKRGTKRERKEVDTASVLNDVMPVHKRGRAGDVDLSIVKEEEIDEDDPTVSRDPLCGGRQIGQKWKSNGQEYMESRKKYFMPADSKHADNFHMVDVFVEKWLTEEQYVRAKADGLLAWQESDNLPSPVKQESPEKVLEKGKENQENEEEERPRITSVTLRARTANSVWNTPGQSPLTANDPHTNPFTAPAAPQSPGPRRVKYTIGTVPATALNASRMMSTWEKQEREAQALKMLRERKAAEAAAKAPPKPAPALAAVPSITFTPVSAPAPATPAPAAPAIKVTAPTPGSSVSGPPTQAPSADGKLSPFGFTPAPKPAAPTTTAPASNIFSFGAPKKEEPAKPLFSATPAPTAPETKSVAPSLFSAPVAPTISANTSAPAPSPFGAPASTAPAPIPAAPVPAPAPATSTPSLFGAPAPAAPAAAPKPSPFAFAAPSSVPKPAAPVATNTTTNVSASPFGVPSTGFSSTTAASASAPSPFATIAKAPASTETKPSFSFSSTNNAAPAVPTPAPSTNVFGAQPTAKPASTGFSFNTGNGTSAAKPAGTFSFGATPANTTPALTGFGNTATGPSAASSGFSAGGFGTNSSTAATGNTNGAASSSPFAFGAPKPAVPAATTSGFGAPATTSGFGAPAASASGFGTNGTSGTNGGFSFGAPAPKPTVSIPATNTFVAPPAATPLTTSAPFSFGAAANAAVAPSPATPSKPLFNVGAPSASPVLGTRQISTSKRVQRAMSKGPQ; from the exons ATGGAGTCCGAACCATCCAGCGCGCAGGCCACGCTTGCTCACTACTGGGACGATGCTGTTGATACCTTGGCTG TACTATATGGTGCCGCAGCCACCGTAGCCGTGTTTTGGCTGGGCCACTGGCTCAATGTTTGGCGCAAAACTCGCCGCGAAAAGGCATTTAATCT TGAACTTCGCCGACGTCATGGGATTCCGGACTCGGACACCCGTCCCTTCAATGTCGCATACCAAGCTGCATCCATCGCTGCCCGCGAATCAGTGCTCAACTCACTCCCAGCTGAGCCCGAAACTCTCCAAAAACAATCGTCTCTCCACAATGTCTCTCTGTCCAACGCCAACATCAAGGAAGGCTTCCGTCCCCTAG CCCGCTCTCGTCCACCTATCCCCCAATTTGCTGGTCAATCATCGGCCCGTGTCCCATCGGGATCGTTCAACTTCGGATACACTGCCCCCCTCCAAGCCACCTCTTCCTTTGACTCGTCTCGTGCCTACTCCCAACTCCCCAATGCCCCGTCAGCAAGTGGCTCCTGGGGTCCTCGCTATGCGGCTGAAAACTTCCGTGCTACCTCGGTTCCCACTGTTCCAACTGTTTCGACCCGTTCGGCCTTTGCAGTCGCTGCCGCTTCCGGATCCCTCCGTGCTAGCAACACATTCACCGCTACCAACGCAAGCGACAGGAGGCCATGGCAATCATCGAGCCGCCCTGCAACCGTATCCAAGTCGACTGGCAACGTTCATCAAAACCGATCTCGCAAGCGGTTGTATCTCACTGCCGACGAAGAGGCCGAGGAACAAGACACGGTACCCAACGACAAGCGTTCGCGCACTGCTGGCTGGGGAGCGGACGCCATGATTGACGGCGATAACGAACCTACCTGGGCCCAGTCCTACCCAATTGACCCTCAACCTGTGGCTGAATCTCGCGCGACCCAAACTGGCAAAACTAAAGGCAAGCGCCCAGCGGATGACGGTGAAGGCGATCTTCGGGCCGACGGCAAGCGCCGACAAACTAAATCGAGCAAACACCGTTCAAAGCAATCGGACGTCCAGGAGAAACGTGGTACCAAACGTGAACGCAAGGAGGTCGATACTGCATCGGTGCTCAATGACGTAATGCCTGTTCACAAGCGCGGCCGAGCCGGCGATGTCGATTTGTCTATTGTCAAGGAAGAGGAGATCGACGAGGACGACCCGACCGTTTCTCGCGACCCACTTTGTGGTGGACGTCAGATTGGCCAGAAGTGGAAGTCGAATGGACAGGAATACATG GAGAGCAGGAAGAAGTACTTTATG CCCGCCGATTCGAAACATGCTGATAACTTCCATATGGTTGATGTTTTCGTTGAAAAATGGCTTACCGAAGAACAATACGTTAGGGCCAAGGCTGACGGATTGCTTGCATGGCAAGAGAGTGACAACCTGCCTTCTCCCGTCAAGCAAGAGTCTCCCGAAAAGGTCCTTGAGAAGGGCAAGGAAAATCAGGAaaatgaagaggaagagaggCCCAGGATTACTTCTGTCACACTCCGA GCACGCACCGCAAACTCTGTGTGGAATACCCCTGGCCAATCACCCTTGACAGCCAACGACCCTCATACCAATCCGTTTACTGCCCCTGCCGCTCCTCAGTCTCCAGGCCCTCGTCGCGTCAAGTATACCATCGGAACGGTTCCAGCTACGGCTCTCAATGCTAGTCGGATGATGTCAACTTGGGAAAAACAGGAGAGGGAAGCTCAGGCGCTCAAGATGTTGAGGGAACGCAAGGCAGCGGAAGCAGCGGCCAAGGCACCACCCAAGCCTGCTCCGGCACTTGCGGCAGTTCCTTCGATCACTTTTACTCCTGTATCCGCTCCCGCTCCAGCAACCCCGGCTCCCGCTGCTCCAGCAATCAAGGTTACCGCTCCCACTCCTGGCTCTTCGGTTTCAGGCCCACCAACTCAAGCGCCTTCAGCTGATGGCAAGCTTTCTCCTTTTGGTTTTACCCCTGCACCCAAGCCTGCTGCTCCAACTACCACGGCCCCCGCATCGAACATTTTCTCGTTTGGTGCACCAAAGAAGGAAGAGCCTGCCAAGCCGCTCTTCTCTGCGACCCCTGCGCCCACTGCACCCGAGACTAAATCGGTAGCTCCCTCATTGTTCTCAGCACCGGTTGCACCTACGATCTCAGCCAACACGAGTGCGCCCGCTCCTTCGCCGTTTGGTGCCCCTGCTTCGACCGCTCCTGCTCCTATCCCTGCTGCTCCCGTTCCCGCGCCCGCTCCTGCCACTTCGACCCCTTCACTGTTTGGTGCTCCTGCCCCTGCTGCTCCAGCTGCTGCGCCCAAGCCATCGCCTTTTGCATTCGCTGCCCCTTCGAGCGTACCTAAACCCGCTGCTCCTGTCGCTACGAACACAACCACAAACGTGAGCGCGTCGCCATTCGGTGTCCCCTCGACCGGGTTTAGTTCTACGACTGCTGCGTCTGCGTCTGCGCCTTCGCCATTCGCCACCATCGCAAAGGCTCCCGCTTCTACAGAGACAAAGCCATCGTTCTCGTTTAGTTCGACGAACAACGCTGCCCCTGCCGTCCCAACTCCCGCTCCATCCACCAACGTCTTTGGTGCACAACCTACCGCGAAACCGGCTTCAACTGGATTTTCATTCAACACTGGTAATGGTACTTCCGCGGCAAAGCCTGCTGGCACGTTCTCATTCGGTGCCACACCCGCCAATACCACGCCCGCATTGACCGGATTTGGAAACACAGCCACAGGTCCGAGTGCGGCCTCGAGCGGATTTAGTGCAGGTGGATTTGGCACGAATAGTAGCACTGCTGCCACGGGAAACACGAATGGAGCTGCTTCTTCGTCGCCGTTTGCGTTTGGTGCACCCAAGCCTGCGGTCCCGGCAGCTACCACGTCTGGGTTTGGCGCTCCTGCGACTACTTCTGGGTTCGGTGCTCCCGCAGCTTCTGCTTCTGGCTTTGGCACAAACGGAACAAGCGGCACGAACGGCGGTTTCTCGTTTGGAGCGCCCGCACCGAAGCCTACGGTATCTATCCCTGCGACCAACACGTTCGTTGCTCCCCCTGCGGCGACACCCTTGACTACGAGTGCACCTTTTAGCTTTGGTGCCGCTGCCAACGCTGCGGTTGCTCCCTCCCCTGCGACACCTTCCAAGCCGTTGTTCAACGTTGGTGCGCCATCTGCGTCTCCGGTCCTGGGTACACGACAGATTAGTACGTCCAAGCGCGTTCAGCGCGCCATGTCCAAAGGCCCGCAATGA
- a CDS encoding acyl-CoA dehydrogenase: MLRTLRFSLPATRTFAAAQTSAARCFSASSVTRSELSSLNKFTEEEEMLRDVVSRFAREVVAPKVREMDEAEKMDPSIVKGLFENGLMGIETDPDHGGSGSSFTSAIIAIEELAKIDPSVSVLCDVHNTLVNTIFRTYATKEQQSKYLPQLAEKKVGSFCLSEPASGSDAFALQTRAVPSDDGSYYTLTGSKMWITNAAEAEIFLVFATVDPSKGYKGITCFVVPKELGVEIAKKEQKLGIRASSTCVLNFDGIKVPAENLIGGPDQIGKGYKIAIEILNEGRIGIAAQMLGLAQGAFDATVPYTYQRKQGGQAIGTYQAMAHSMAGIATKIEAARLLTYNAARLKEEGANFTKEAAMAKYYASVVAQEASGSAIEWAGGVGFTRETGIEKFWRDSKIGAIYEGTSNIQLNTIAKFIQSNTLSYIFR; encoded by the exons ATGCTCCGTACTCTTAGGTTCTCTCTCCCCGCAACCCGCACATTTGCTGCTGCTCAGACCTCTGCGGCGAG ATGCTTCTCAGCATCTTCAGTAACACGATCGGAACTGTCCTCGCTCAATAAATTTACCGAAGAGGAGGAGATGCTGCGAGATGTCG TCAGCAGGTTTGCGCGCGAGGTAGTTGCTCCGAAGGTCCGAGAGATGGACGAGGCAGAAAAGATGGACCCATCTATCGTCAAAGGCCTGTTCGAAAACGGA CTCATGGGCATTGAAACCGATCCAGACCACGGAGGATCAGGGAGCTCATTCACTTCCGCGATCATCGCTATCGAAGAACTGGCCAAGATCGACCCTAGTGTATCGGTCTTGTGTGACGTCCACAATACGCTTGTCAACACTATCTTCCGTACCTATGCCACCAAGGAGCAACAGAGCAAATACCTTCCCCAACTTGCCGAGAAGAAG GTTGGCTCTTTCTGTCTTTCCGAGCCCGCCTCTGGATCCGATGCATTTGCTTTGCAAACTCGCGCTGTGCCCTCCGATGACGGTTCTTATTACACACTCACCGGTTCCAAAATGTGGATTACCAACGCCGCCGAGGCGGAAATCTTCCTTGTTTTTGCGACAGTCGACCCCTCCAAAGGTTACAAAGGCATCACCTGCTTCGTAGTGCCCAAAGAGCTCGGCGTCGAAATCGCGAAAAAGGAACAAAAGCTTGGAATCCGGGCCAGCTCTACATGCGTCCTCAACTTTGATGGTATCAAAGTTCCTGCCGAAAATCTTATTGGTGGACCCGACCAAATCGGAAAGGGCTACAAG ATTGCGATCGAGATTCTCAACGAGGGCCGTATCGGTATTGCCGCACAGATGCTTGGGCTCGCCCAAGGTGCATTTGATGCAACCGTACCATACACCTATCAGCGTAAGCAAGGAGGTCAAGCAATTGGCACATATCAGGCAATGGCCCACTCCATGGCGGGCATTGCTACCAAGATCGAAGCCGCAAGGCTTTTGACATACAATGCCGCCAGACT TAAGGAGGAGGGTGCAAACTTCACCAAGGAGGCGGCTATGGCCAAATACTACGCTTCAGTTGTAGCCCAGGAGGCCTCTGGTAGCGCGATCGAGTGGGCTGGCGGTGTTGGGTTTACCCGCGAGACTGGTATCGAAAAGTTCTGGCGAGACTCGAAGATT GGTGCTATTTACGAAGGAACGAGCAACATTCAACTCAATACGATCGCCAAGTTCATCCAAAGCAATACTCTTAGTTATATATTTAGATGA